In a genomic window of Raphanus sativus cultivar WK10039 unplaced genomic scaffold, ASM80110v3 Scaffold0938, whole genome shotgun sequence:
- the LOC108826589 gene encoding somatic embryogenesis receptor kinase 1, whose protein sequence is METIQVALLILVSLILLPIHTFRLASANLEGDALHTLRVTLVDPNNVLQSWDPTLVNPCTWFHVTCNNENSVIRVDLGNAELSGHLVPDLGVLKNLQYLELYSNNITGPIPSNLGNLTNLVSLDLYLNSFTGPIPESLGKLSKLRFLRLNNNTLTGSIPMSLTNITTLQVLDLSNNKLSGSVPDNGSFSLFTPISFANNLDLCGPVTSHPCPGSPPFSPPPPFIPPPPVSTPSGYGITGAIAGGVAAGAALLFAAPAIAFAWWRRRKPQDIFFDVPAEEDPEVHLGQLKRFSLRELQVASDGFSNKNILGRGGFGKVYKGRLADGTLVAVKRLKEERTPGGELQFQTEVEMISMAVHRNLLRLRGFCMTPTERLLVYPYMANGSVASCLRERPPSQAPLDWPTRKRIALGSARGLCYLHDHCDPKIIHRDVKAANILLDEDFEAVVGDFGLAKLMDYKDTHVTTAVRGTIGHIAPEYLSTGKSSEKTDVFGYGIMLLELITGQRAFDLARLANDDDVMLLDWVKGLLKEKKLEMLVDPDLQTNYEERELEQVIQVALLCTQGSPMERPKMSEVVRMLEGDGLAERWDEWQKGEILREEIDLSPNPHSDWIVDSTYNLHAVELSGPR, encoded by the exons ATGGAGACGATTCAAGTGGCGTTGTTGATCTTAGTTTCACTCATCTTACTTCCGATTCATACATTCCGACTTGCCTCTGCTAATTTGGAAG GTGATGCCTTGCATACTCTGAGAGTCACTCTTGTTGATCCCAACAATGTCTTGCAGAGCTGGGATCCTACTCTTGTGAATCCCTGCACATGGTTCCACGTCACTTGCAACAACGAGAACAGCGTCATCAGAGT cGATTTGGGTAATGCAGAGTTGTCTGGCCATTTAGTTCCGGATCTTGGCGTTCTCAAGAATCTGCAGTATTT GGAGCTTTACAGTAACAACATAACTGGCCCTATTCCTAGTAATCTTGGAAACCTGACAAACCTAGTGAGCTTGGATCTTTACTTAAACAGCTTCACTGGTCCCATCCCTGAATCACTGGGGAAGCTTTCAAAGCTTAGGTTTCT CCGGCTTAACAACAACACTCTCACTGGATCTATTCCCATGTCTCTGACCAATATCACTACCCTTCAAGTGCT AGATCTATCAAATAACAAACTCTCTGGCTCGGTTCCTGACAATGGCTCCTTCTCACTCTTCACACCCATCAG ttttgcTAATAACTTAGACCTGTGTGGACCTGTTACAAGTCACCCATGTCCTGGATCTCCCCCGTTTTCTCCTCCACCACCTTTCATTCCACCTCCTCCTGTTTCCACCCCTA GTGGGTACGGTATAACTGGAGCAATAGCAGGTGGAGTGGCCGCAGGTGCTGCTTTACTGTTTGCTGCTCCTGCAATAGCCTTTGCTTGGTGGCGCCGAAGAAAGCCACAAGACATCTTCTTCGACGTCCCTG CGGAAGAGGATCCAGAGGTTCATCTAGGACAGCTCAAGAGGTTTTCACTGCGCGAGCTGCAAGTGGCGAGCGACGGGTTCAGCAACAAGAACATACTGGGAAGAGGCGGGTTCGGGAAAGTCTACAAGGGCCGTCTAGCAGACGGGACTCTCGTCGCTGTCAAGAGACTCAAGGAAGAGCGGACTCCAGGAGGAGAGCTTCAGTTTCAGACAGAAGTAGAGATGATAAGCATGGCTGTTCACCGTAACCTCTTGAGATTACGAGGTTTCTGTATGACACCGACGGAGAGATTGCTCGTGTATCCTTACATGGCCAACGGTAGCGTTGCTTCATGTCTCAGAG AGAGGCCACCGTCACAGGCTCCACTAGATTGGCCAACGCGTAAGAGAATAGCGCTAGGCTCAGCTCGTGGTTTGTGTTACTTACACGATCACTGCGACCCTAAGATCATCCACCGTGACGTGAAAGCAGCGAACATTCTGTTAGATGAAGACTTCGAAGCTGTGGTTGGTGACTTCGGACTGGCGAAGCTGATGGACTACAAAGACACTCACGTGACAACAGCAGTCCGTGGCACGATAGGCCACATCGCTCCTGAATATCTCTCCACCGGAAAGTCATCAGAGAAAACAGACGTGTTTGGTTACGGTATCATGCTTTTGGAACTCATCACTGGACAAAGAGCCTTTGATCTCGCTAGGCTAGCTAACGACGACGACGTCATGTTGCTTGACTGG GTGAAAGGGTtgttgaaggagaagaagctagAGATGTTGGTGGATCCAGATCTTCAGACGAACTACGAGGAGAGAGAGCTGGAACAGGTGATTCAAGTGGCGTTGCTTTGCACGCAAGGATCTCCGATGGAGCGACCAAAGATGTCGGAAGTTGTGAGGATGCTGGAAGGAGATGGGCTTGCGGAGAGATGGGACGAGTGGCAGAAAGGGGAGATATTGAGGGAAGAGATTGATTTGAGTCCTAATCCTCACTCTGATTGGATCGTTGATTCTACTTACAATCTGCATGCCGTTGAGTTATCTGGTCCTAGGTAA